In Rhipicephalus microplus isolate Deutch F79 chromosome 9, USDA_Rmic, whole genome shotgun sequence, one genomic interval encodes:
- the LOC119163604 gene encoding ras-like GTP-binding protein Rho1, producing the protein MPSDEKGCRASWTSMKDEPEGQQQQPEVTIDFYKKLVAVGDGGCGKTSLISSYITGVFPEQVRATVFDTVITEVTVGKKKVRLSLCDTAGQETYDTLRTRSYDDTDVVIIVFSVDAPESLDNVEVRWRPEVKHFSPDVPILLVGNKTDLRSDPETIEVLRERRQSPVSYQEGLAVAKKIKAKAYMECSAKDGAGVVEVIQKACRLAIGPKKPNLFLRLFCKSCT; encoded by the exons ATGCCGAGTGACGA AAAAGGTTGCCGAGCTTCGTGGACGTCCATGAAGGACGAGCCGgaagggcagcagcagcagcccgaGGTGACCATCGACTTCTACAAGAAGCTTGTCGCCGTCGGTGATGGCGGCTGCGGAAAGACGTCCCTCATCAGCTCGTACATCACGGGCGTCTTCCCGGAGCAAGTGCGAGCCACCGTGTTCGACACCGTCATCACCGAGGTCACCGTCGGCAAGAAGAAG GTGCGTCTCAGCCTGTGCGACACGGCCGGTCAGGAGACGTACGACACCCTGCGCACGCGCAGTTACGACGACACCGACGTGGTCATCATCGTGTTCTCCGTGGACGCCCCCGAGAGCCTGGACAACGTCGAGGTCCGGTGGCGCCCCGAAGTGAAGCACTTCAGCCCCGACGTGCCCATCCTGCTCGTAGGCAACAAGACG GATCTGAGGAGCGACCCGGAAACCATCGAGGTCCTTCGCGAGCGGAGGCAGAGCCCCGTCTCGTACCAGGAAGGGCTGGCCGTCGCCAAGAAGATCAAGGCCAAGGCCTACATGGAGTGCTCCGCCAAGGACGGCGCCGGAGTCGTCGAGGTTATCCAGAAGGCGTGCCGCCTAGCTATCGGG